TCGGACTTAATCGCATTCGCAAGCGCTTCCTCATCGATAATCCCACCACGAGCCGCATTGATAATTCGAACACCGGTTTTCATCATCGAAATTGCTTCAGCGTTGATCATTCCTGCGGTTTCTGGAGTTTTGGGAACGTGCAGAGTGATGAAATCGCTTCTTTTATAAAGATCTTCCAGTGATACCGATTCCACTCCGATCTCAATAGATCTTTCTTCAGAAAGGAATGGGTCGTTGGCGATGACCGTCATTCGGAAAGCTTTGGCACGCTTAGCAACCTCAGTTCCGATGCGGCCCATCCCGACGATCCCGAGGGTTTTCTTATAGACTTCCGTACCAATGAATTTATTGCGCTCCCATTCACCACTGCGAAGGGAAGCATCAGCCTGTGGAATATTTCGGGCTAGCGCTAGCATGAGGGCGAAAGCAAGCTCAGCAGCGGCGATTGTGTTGCCTTCAGGTGAATTGACGACAACTATGCCGCGTTGAGTGGCCGCATTAACGTCGATATTATCGACCCCAACGCCTGCCCGACCTATGATACGCAGCTTTGTACCGGCATTGATGACCTCGGCAGTAACTTTTGACTTGCTGCGAACCATGAGGGCTTCAAAATCGCCGATTTTGGCGATGAGCTGCTTTTGAGTGAGGTCGGGTAGGTAATCTACCTCAACGCCTTGTTTTAAGACTTCAAGACCTTCGTCGGAAATCGGGTCGCTGAC
The genomic region above belongs to bacterium and contains:
- a CDS encoding hydroxyacid dehydrogenase, encoding MVKVLVSDPISDEGLEVLKQGVEVDYLPDLTQKQLIAKIGDFEALMVRSKSKVTAEVINAGTKLRIIGRAGVGVDNIDVNAATQRGIVVVNSPEGNTIAAAELAFALMLALARNIPQADASLRSGEWERNKFIGTEVYKKTLGIVGMGRIGTEVAKRAKAFRMTVIANDPFLSEERSIEIGVESVSLEDLYKRSDFITLHVPKTPETAGMINAEAISMMKTGVRIINAARGGIIDEEALANAIKSEKVAGAALDVFSSEPPSADLDLINLSQDVVTPHLGASTEEAQVLV